Proteins encoded together in one Candidatus Omnitrophota bacterium window:
- a CDS encoding PAS domain S-box protein, which produces MKKNGLTESFLNKLLCYSLEEIGDCVCWIDDKAEFVYANATACRKMGYSADELSGRKISDILQSFGGAQLKKVFSNPRKTRHRLESGCVLKSGNLVATEITAIPYKIENRQMACLLIRDISDAARAKAVLERRIKLEDIVAGMSSKFIKCSPDEIDDEINRSLEQLGQGEEVDRAYVFLIRPEGLFMDNTHEWCAKGIEPQKKNLQNCWLDDFPWWMKKLKRLETIRIPNIEELAEAASAEKRILKARNIKSLLAVPLVSGAYLHGFMGFDTVREKRDWHDDLVKLLKISGEIIINALERKRTGVVIQNKIDDLQKVADMAVQMELEIFSLKSKLEKLEKK; this is translated from the coding sequence TTGAAAAAAAATGGCCTGACAGAATCGTTTTTGAACAAGCTGCTGTGCTATTCGCTGGAGGAAATCGGCGATTGCGTCTGCTGGATAGATGACAAGGCCGAATTTGTTTATGCCAACGCAACGGCCTGCCGGAAAATGGGTTACAGCGCTGATGAACTCAGCGGCAGGAAAATCAGCGATATCCTGCAATCTTTTGGCGGCGCTCAGTTAAAGAAGGTGTTCAGTAATCCGCGCAAGACGCGGCACAGGCTTGAATCCGGCTGTGTGCTCAAGAGCGGGAACCTCGTCGCCACCGAGATCACGGCTATCCCGTACAAGATAGAAAATCGTCAAATGGCCTGTCTGCTCATACGCGATATAAGTGACGCGGCCCGTGCGAAAGCCGTGCTGGAACGGCGGATAAAACTTGAAGACATAGTTGCCGGAATGTCTTCAAAATTTATCAAATGCTCTCCGGATGAGATAGATGATGAGATTAACCGCTCGCTGGAACAGCTCGGCCAGGGCGAGGAAGTGGACAGGGCTTATGTTTTTTTGATCCGGCCCGAAGGCCTGTTCATGGACAACACCCACGAATGGTGCGCCAAAGGCATAGAGCCGCAGAAAAAAAATCTGCAGAACTGCTGGCTTGATGATTTCCCGTGGTGGATGAAAAAATTAAAGCGTCTTGAAACAATAAGAATCCCCAATATCGAAGAACTGGCGGAGGCAGCTTCGGCGGAAAAGAGGATTTTGAAAGCCCGGAATATTAAATCCCTTCTTGCCGTGCCCCTCGTTTCCGGAGCGTATCTGCATGGTTTTATGGGTTTTGACACGGTGCGGGAAAAAAGAGATTGGCACGACGACCTGGTGAAACTGCTCAAAATATCGGGAGAGATAATCATCAACGCGCTTGAGAGAAAACGCACGGGAGTAGTGATACAGAACAAAATAGACGATCTTCAGAAAGTGGCGGACATGGCCGTTCAAATGGAGCTCGAGATCTTTTCACTCAAATCAAAACTGGAAAAACTGGAAAAGAAATAA